A region from the Rufibacter sp. DG15C genome encodes:
- the pyrF gene encoding orotidine-5'-phosphate decarboxylase, which produces MTRQQLFEQIQRKRSYLCIGLDTDLKKIPKHLLQHEDPIFEFNRQIIEATSDLCVAYKPNVAFYEAHGPKGWVSLQKTLEAIPEDVFSIADAKRGDIGNTSELYARAFFEQMDFDSITVAPYMGADSVQPFLQFPNKWAILLALTSNEGSKDFQFSSVVAQGEQHFLFEKVLIRSQEWGTPENLMYVVGATRCDYIERVREIAPYHFLLVPGVGAQGGSLEEISKYGMNSHCGLLVNSSRQIIYASQGEDFAEKARVAALAVQHEMNKYLTEYLPQ; this is translated from the coding sequence ATGACCAGACAACAGCTTTTTGAGCAAATCCAGCGCAAGCGTTCCTACCTCTGCATAGGCCTGGACACTGACCTGAAGAAAATCCCGAAGCACCTGCTGCAGCACGAAGACCCCATCTTTGAGTTCAACCGCCAGATCATTGAAGCCACCTCTGACCTGTGCGTAGCCTATAAACCCAACGTGGCGTTTTATGAGGCGCATGGCCCCAAGGGCTGGGTGAGCCTGCAGAAGACTCTGGAGGCCATCCCAGAAGACGTGTTCTCCATAGCCGATGCCAAGCGCGGCGACATTGGCAATACCTCTGAGCTGTACGCCCGGGCGTTTTTCGAGCAGATGGACTTTGACTCTATCACGGTGGCCCCGTACATGGGCGCCGACTCGGTGCAGCCGTTCCTACAGTTCCCCAACAAATGGGCGATTCTGCTGGCGCTCACCTCCAATGAAGGCAGCAAGGATTTTCAGTTCTCCAGTGTAGTGGCCCAAGGGGAGCAGCATTTCCTGTTTGAGAAAGTCTTGATCAGAAGCCAGGAGTGGGGCACGCCCGAAAACCTGATGTACGTGGTGGGCGCTACGCGCTGTGACTACATTGAGCGCGTCCGGGAGATTGCTCCTTACCATTTCTTGTTGGTGCCCGGCGTAGGCGCCCAGGGCGGAAGCTTGGAGGAGATATCCAAGTACGGGATGAACAGCCACTGCGGTCTGCTGGTGAATTCCTCCCGCCAGATTATTTATGCGTCCCAAGGCGAAGACTTCGCGGAGAAAGCCCGGGTGGCCGCGCTGGCCGTGCAGCATGAAATGAACAAGTATTTGACAGAGTACTTGCCGCAATAG
- a CDS encoding outer membrane lipoprotein carrier protein LolA — MKRFFSFLIALMTVAQFASAQKDPKAEQILDAMSKKYQAMKAFKATFSQTLESQNAKVKETINGDITVSGNKFRLAVAGQEIINNGTTIWTFMKKENEVNISDNDPDEQELTPNQIYTLYKKGYKYNYSGEQKLGGETVHVIDMTPEDKTNQVFKVRMFISKKDNSIKSWQMFRKNGNRYVYTIKKFSPNPVLPANHFAFDKAKYKGVKVVDLR; from the coding sequence ATGAAACGATTCTTTTCTTTCTTGATCGCTCTGATGACGGTAGCCCAGTTTGCCAGCGCGCAGAAAGACCCGAAAGCTGAGCAGATTTTGGATGCCATGAGCAAGAAGTATCAAGCCATGAAAGCCTTCAAAGCCACTTTTTCCCAAACATTAGAAAGTCAAAACGCCAAGGTGAAGGAAACCATCAACGGAGACATCACCGTGTCTGGCAATAAATTCCGTCTGGCTGTGGCCGGACAGGAGATCATCAACAACGGCACTACCATCTGGACCTTCATGAAGAAGGAGAACGAAGTAAACATCTCTGACAATGACCCAGATGAGCAGGAATTAACGCCCAACCAGATTTATACGCTCTACAAAAAAGGCTATAAGTACAACTACAGCGGTGAGCAGAAATTAGGCGGCGAGACCGTGCACGTAATTGACATGACCCCAGAAGACAAAACCAACCAAGTGTTCAAGGTGCGCATGTTCATCAGCAAGAAAGACAACTCCATCAAGTCTTGGCAGATGTTCCGCAAAAACGGAAACCGCTATGTGTACACGATCAAGAAGTTTTCGCCTAACCCAGTGTTGCCAGCCAACCATTTCGCCTTTGACAAGGCCAAATACAAAGGTGTGAAAGTAGTAGATCTTCGTTAA
- a CDS encoding DUF2851 family protein produces the protein MKEDFLHYVWQHQYFNKEQLLTTTGEEITILHPGFYNRSDAGPDFSSARIKLDETEWVGSVEIHLSSSDWRRHHHQRDAKYNQVVLHVVWQEDEVALREEGTPMPTLELQGRVQLPLQAQYQELLWSEAVIPCAPQTHLVDGIYKSSMLDKTLLERLQLKAELVLERMEQSRQNWESTVYQTMAAGFGFKMNQDGFLFLTQVLPWGMVQRYQKKPAQLEALVFGQAGLLSHITAPDEYALQLAKEHHFLSHKHALEEPLTAKAWNMLRLRPANFPGIRLGQFLAVLLAHEHLWSTLVACSTIKEFKEFFQQEPPAYWQQHYAPGKKCKQTFARIGEESIQNLLINVVAPLFIAYSRRTGDYFYQGKAIALLEQIPKENNKITRLYTGLGFANKSAADSQALIGLYQRYCQPKKCLNCVVGHRLMKQHLTRP, from the coding sequence ATGAAAGAGGATTTTTTGCACTACGTCTGGCAACATCAATACTTCAACAAAGAACAGCTGCTCACCACCACCGGCGAAGAGATAACTATCCTGCACCCCGGCTTTTACAACCGCTCAGATGCGGGCCCCGATTTCTCTTCTGCCAGAATAAAGTTAGACGAAACGGAATGGGTGGGCAGCGTAGAGATTCACCTTTCCTCCTCAGACTGGCGCCGGCACCATCACCAACGCGACGCCAAATACAACCAGGTGGTCTTGCATGTGGTCTGGCAAGAGGATGAAGTTGCTTTACGCGAAGAAGGGACGCCAATGCCCACGCTGGAACTGCAAGGCCGGGTCCAGCTGCCTTTGCAAGCCCAGTACCAGGAGCTCCTTTGGAGCGAGGCCGTCATTCCCTGCGCCCCGCAGACCCACCTGGTAGACGGCATTTACAAATCCTCTATGCTGGACAAGACCCTGCTGGAGAGGCTGCAACTCAAGGCTGAACTGGTCTTGGAGCGCATGGAGCAGAGCAGGCAAAATTGGGAGAGCACCGTGTACCAGACCATGGCGGCGGGCTTTGGGTTTAAGATGAACCAGGACGGTTTCCTGTTTCTTACGCAGGTGCTGCCTTGGGGTATGGTGCAACGGTATCAGAAAAAGCCGGCCCAACTGGAGGCCTTGGTGTTTGGGCAGGCGGGCTTGCTTTCCCACATCACTGCGCCAGATGAATATGCGTTGCAACTGGCCAAAGAACACCACTTCCTAAGCCACAAGCATGCCTTAGAGGAGCCCTTGACGGCCAAGGCCTGGAACATGCTCAGGCTGCGGCCGGCTAATTTCCCGGGCATCCGGTTGGGGCAGTTCTTGGCGGTGCTGCTGGCGCACGAGCACCTTTGGTCCACCTTGGTGGCGTGTAGTACTATAAAAGAGTTCAAGGAGTTCTTCCAGCAAGAGCCACCCGCGTATTGGCAACAGCATTACGCACCGGGCAAGAAGTGCAAACAGACATTTGCCAGAATAGGTGAGGAGAGTATCCAGAATTTGCTCATTAATGTAGTGGCGCCGTTGTTTATTGCCTACAGCCGAAGGACGGGTGACTATTTCTACCAAGGCAAAGCCATCGCCCTGCTGGAGCAAATCCCCAAAGAAAACAACAAGATTACTAGGTTGTATACTGGTCTAGGCTTTGCAAACAAATCCGCCGCCGACTCTCAGGCCTTGATTGGGTTGTACCAAAGGTATTGCCAACCCAAGAAATGTTTAAATTGCGTGGTCGGGCACCGCCTGATGAAGCAACACCTAACTCGCCCCTGA